ACTGGGACCGTTGAGTTCAAAAGCAACGGAAGAGGAGAGCAAGACTACAGTTTTGTGTTTGCCGGAACTACTTATTCGCAAACTGGCACTTTCACTTGGGAAGCCAACGAAGACGAGATCATTATTGATCGTACCTCAGATCCAGATATGATCTGGGTACGAACGGTTGATACGGAGAACAGACAAGTGGCATCTTACAATATTGTTGTGGATGCTAATCAGAACTGGGATTATACCATAACGCTAGAGAAGTGATCGAGGGTTAAATCCTCTTCGGCTCTTTTTTTCCGAGCGGACTTTCTTATCCTCCAATCGTTTTCGTTTTACTGATTCAGGAATAGCAGTTTTCTTTCGGAGTTTCTTCTTTTTGAGCGCCAGGATCACCAGTTCAATCAGCCTTTCGGTTGCAAATGATTTGTTTCTGATCTGAGATCGGGTTTCTGAACTATCAACAGATAAAATCCCGTCTGAATTAATGCGGTTCTTTAAACGTAAGGCAACTCGTGCTCGTTGGTTCTCATCCAACACCTGAGATTCGGAAACGTTAAATTGAGCGCTTACTTTGGTTTCCACCTTATTCACGTTCTGTCCGCCACTGCCCGAACTTCTCGATGTTCGATACGTGATTTCTTTCTCTATGGCATTACGAAGCGTCTGCATCAGTTTTAAGGTAAGATTCGCATCATGGAAGCAATATCGTCAGTTTGAATGATATCTGCCGATAGGAGCAATGCCTTTCGATTGGAGAAAACATCGCCACAACCCCAGATCATCACTTTGATTCCTGCATTTTTAGCACGTTCAACATCTTCGGGCTTCAATAAATTCATTTCAATTGAAATCCCATCCAAATTGGATTTCACAGCTTGATCAATGTCTGCAGTCGGTTCGTGCGCATAGTAGAACAACTCGGCATTTACGCCAGCAGTTTTTACAATGGATAGAAGTTGTAGGTCTTGAGATTCTATGAGAAAACGGTATTGGGGAAATGTGCTGGTTATCGAGTTCAACTGACGAACGAATACTTTCATGTCAACACCTTCATCTGGTTTTAGGTCTAACGAGAAAATGGTGCCATCGCGCCAATTTCCGTTCAAAATGCTAGCTAGATCTGAAATGGGTTCTGAGCTGAACCAGCCTGATGTTTGGCAAGAATTCAGTTCGCTGAAAGTTTTAGAAGCCACTGTTCCCGAACATTGGGTGGCTTTATCAAGCGAGCCATCGTGGAATGAAACTAAAACTGAATCATGCGTCATTTTCACATCAAGCTCAGTTCCATTGATCGGATAGGAAAGTGCTTCTTGAATCGATCGTTTCGAATCTAATGGAATGGAAGAGCGAACACCCATTCCACCGTGTCCCAGTATGATCGGTACATTTTCGATTTCAATCGAGCGATGAATGTAAATCCATCCTGCAAGGAAAAATACCAGCAGCGCCAATCCTGCGATAAGGAATGGATTTTTCAATTTATTGTTTGATCAGCTTATTGCTGAATACCAGTTTCTGATTGTCATAAGCGTTCAGGAAATAAGTGCCAGAAGAAAGGAAATCCGCATTGAAGGAAAGGCGATTCTTCCCTGCTTTGATTCGGTCTTCCAGAAGCAACTTAACGGTGCGACCTTCAATATCAACCAATTCCAAACGAAGTAAAGTGGCTTTTTCGAGTTCAAATTCCACCTGCAAGCCGCTCGTTACGGGATTCGGAAAAACGAGTGCTTGCTCAGCGTCCTTACTGAGGTTGTGAATTCCAGTGGATAGGTCAGGCGTGGTGAGTTCGGCCAGCCACGTGCCATGCCCATGCGCAGCACTTCCGAACGAGCCAGCGGCCCAAACCTTTCCAGGTTGGTTGTAAACCCGTTGCGAACCTGAGTAATCTCCCCAGCGTTCCAGCGTGTCATTCATCACGTTCACGAATCCCAGACCTTCTTTTATTTGAACACGGTCGGATCGTTCTAAATCTCCATTGACGTGAATGGCGCTGAAACCTGCAAACTCCGTTTCGCTTGTATGGTTGAAAGTGATGATCGATTGCTCATCATTCGCACTGAGCCCTGTCCATGAGATGTTCGGATAACCAAGGTAGAGGTTCGGTTCGCTGTAAATACGTGAAACCATGGTTGGAGCCTCGGCTGCATTGTCAATAACGCCATGATAGATTGCTGAAGTTCCAGTGGCTGGATCGGTGCAGCTCTGTACGAAATAGATCCTTCCATTTAGTGTGTAGCCGCCCAAGATGCGACTATCATTCGTGTCGAACCAATGGTTGCCGGCTTGCTTTGCCGGAACGGGAAGGATGTACGGTTGGTCAGCTTGAATGGTTCGAACTTCCAGTTCCGTGTTCGGGTCGGAAACACGGCCTGTTACATGAAGGACGAAAATGCTGTCATTTTCCGCACTCGTATTTCGGTTAGAAAGCAGGAACATGTCTTCCGATGTAGATGCATCTGCTGGAGACATCGGAGTGATATTGAAGATTTTCTTGGACTGAGGAAGAATGTCGTTGTAATAATTCGTGATGAGTTCAAATCCCAAGTAACCTTCTTTCAATCCAACTTGCCATAGGCAGGTTTCCGTAAAACCAGAGTTGTTCGAAGAGCCGTTGGTAAACGTATTGATGCCGATAAAAAGATCCTTACCCGAAATTCCGATAACGGGATAATCCGCCCACGTTTCATTCCCCAACGGATTACCAGGTAAAGCATACATGTTCCAATCTCCTGTTGGATCAGATGTTCTACTGAATCCAACCACAATCCAGCTCGTTTGCCATGTGAAACCGTTCAGAAAAACCATCACGAAACGGTTGTTGTTCGGGTCGTAAACCACTTTTGGGTCGAACTTGCTTCCTGAAAGGTCGAGTGTGTCGGCTATATTTCCCAATGATCGAAAAAGCAGTTGCTGCTCGGTGCTTGAGTTGTACATGTGAATTCTCGAATTCGTCACCGAAACGATGTTTCCATCATTCGAAATAGCCATGTCGTTGTCGTTTGGAACACCGTTGAAGCTATTGCCTTCGAAGTTGAGTCCCAAACCGGGAGCATTTCCGGCAGCAGCACGCGGTGACTCAGAAGTTTGGGCTGGATATCGTTCCATCACCCACTTCTTTTTCTCCATTAGTTCGGCTCGTTTACCTGATACGCCAGGCTTTGGAGCTTCCAAATGCTGCAACAGAATTTCCCAATCTTCCGTTGGTTTGTTCATGTTTATCGTTGCTCCTTTGGCAATGGCGAAATGATTGACCTTAGCCGTTTGCGCCAAACTCAAAACAGGAAGTGCGAGGAATATGATGATGAGATTTCTCATGTAGCGAGCTTATTCGTTCAAGTTCTAAAATTTCTTCCACATGCTGCAATGTGGACCAACGTTCGGTACCTCATATTCTGGCCCAAAACAGCACCAGCCATTTGCTTCATAAAAAGGAATGGCAACAATTCGTGCTTGGAGCCAGCCTGTTTTTGCGTCCCAACGTTCCATGCTTTCTGTCTCTAACGTTGAAAGCACTTCGCTTGCCAAGCCTTGTCCCTGATATGCATCCAACGTTCCCATGGCCCGAATCTGAATGGCAGGTCTAAGGCCTTCTGCCGGAATTTCGGTGCCGCTATCGTCCTCCATCATTGCATAATCTGCGCAAAGCGGTTCAAATGGCGGACAAGCGCTTTTAGCTTTCGCGTCCATGGCGCTTCCGTCAGCATCTTCTGGGATGAGATGCGCGCGACCTACTGCTACGATCTTTCCATCGTCTTCCACCCAAGCATTGATCGCTTCATCATCGCCCGCTAATTTTTCAGAGCCTTTTGGCGAACCAAGAGGTTTTCTGAGGATTTCAAAACGAACATCAAAATATGCTTCAGGCACATCCTGTCCGGGGAATTTCACAACGGTTTTCATAGGAAAAGATCAGTGATAACAAATGAGGCAAACAGCACGCTTGCAATACCATTTGTAGTGAAAAACGCCAAATTAACCCTGCTGAGGTCATTCGGTTTTACAATGGCATGCTGGTAGATAAGTAGGCAAAGAAAAATGCTGTACCCGATCCAATATAGCCATCCAAAATTTCCAGTTCTTCCGGCAATAAAAAGAAGGCTTGCAGTGATGGCGTGCAACACATTCGAAAGCATCAATGCTTTTGGTTTTCCGAGCCACACAGGAATGGAGAAAAGTCCATTTTCGCGGTCGAACTCTTCATCCTGCAATGCATAGATGATGTCGAATCCTCCAACCCAAAAAAGCACAGCTAAGGAAAAAAGCAACGGCAACAGGTCGAAATGACCGACAACAGCCAAGTACGCACCGATCGGTGCTAGACTGAGCCCGAGACCAAGGATCAGATGGCAAAGCGCTGTATATCGCTTGGTAAGGCTGTATCCGAGCACAACGGCCAATGCAACTGGCGAAAGTGCCAAACACAATGGATTGATGAAATACGTGGTGACTACGAACGCAACGGAGTTCAAGATGACAAACCACAGGGCTGCGTTGGCGTTAATGATTCCTGCCGGAATTTCGCGAATGGCTGTGCGTGGGTTCTTTTCGTCAATGTTTCTGTCGATGAAGCGATTGAATGCCATGGCTGCGTTGCGCGCAAAAACCATACAAAGCACGACTTTTATCAAAAGATGAAGTTCGAACGAAGCAGAGGTGAGCTGAACGGCAAGGAAAAAACCGATCATCGCAAAGGGCATCGCGAAAATGGTGTGCGAAAACTTTACGAGCGATAGGTAGTTTTTCATCGGATTTACGTTTGTCAAAAGTAGTACATGACCAATAATTGACTAACCCATAAATTTGCAGCATGTTCAAGCGCCTCTTTCTAGTTTCCGGTATTGTTGCATTTGTGTTAGCAATGCTCACCATGTGGTTCTGGTATCTACCTCGTCAAGCAAGCATTGATTCGGCTGCTGAGCAATCGGTTATACCTGTCGATTCGCTGGTGAACAATTCTACAGAAACGGAACTTCCTATTGAATGACCTTCAAAAATCGGGTTCTTTGGTTCTTTCTTCTACTGCCAAGCATCGTGTTCGGGCAGCAGATCGTAGAATACAATCCTGATTTCAAATTCCAAGATGGGATTTATCTTTCTTTTCAAGATTTCAAGAACAATAATCCTGTACCCGTCACTTATATTTTGAGCGATCTTGATATCCGCGACAAGGATTATCTGGAACTGGTGTTGGATACCGATTCGGTTGTTTATTTCGATAATCTGCTCGAAGAGCGTGTCATTGGCATTCAATCAATTTGGGGTTACGCTAAAAATGACAGGATATACATCGGTTTTAATACCGTAGATGGATCTGCCGAATGGCAAGATCGTGGATGGTTTCCCATACTTTCAATCGGTGCCTATAGCTATTTCACAGCTGTGAGATACGTTACACGCTACATGTCTCCAGCTCCTGGAGCCATGATGCCTTCCTATGGTATGTCGATGGGAATGGGTTCTGGATCCATGTATCCGAACACAGGAACCTATTACCAAGAGGCGCAAAACCTTCAGATGCTGCTCGAATTCTCATCTGGCCGTTTGATTCTACTTGGGCAAGGAGATCTGAATTCGGTCACTCCGAGTATAATGGAGAATCTGTTGGCGCCCGATCGCGCCTTGCTTGCCGAATTTGACGAGCAATCGAAACGAGATCAGAAACAAACCTCCATGTACTACATCAGGCGGTATAACGAACGTAATCCGATCTACTTCCCGGTTGTTCAGTAGATATTCTTTTGTATTGTTTAAAATTTCAGGGCAACCCTTATGATAAATAGGGTGTAAGCTTTAAAAACTCATTTTCTTTGCGGAATATTTTAAAATAGCAAGGGATGGGACGAAAAATGAGTAAAACGTATGCTACTGTAGCGTTGTTTCTGTTGGTGCTGATCGGCCTTTTTGCCGCTTTCTTTCCAACAGTTCATCCATCAGGAGGTGATTTTGATTCGGGAGATATCGCTTGGCTTATTTCCGCATCGGGACTTGTGCTCATCATGACGCCTGGCCTCTCCTATTTCTACGGAGGAATGGTCTCCGCCAAGAATATCATTTCCACCATGCTTCAGAGTTTTGTGGCGCTTGGGGTAATCACCATTCTGTGGTTCGTAGTTGGTTTCAGTCTAAGTTTTGGAGATAGTATTGGTGGATTCATCGGTGATCCGCGCACCTTCTTTATGTTCAATAATGTGGGAACCGCAGCCCATTCTACCATCGCCACAGGAATTCCATTCGTACTTTTTGCTGCGTTTCAGCTCAAATTCGCCATCATCACGCCAGCGCTCATCACCGGTGCATTTGCCGAACGCATCAAGTTCTGGGGCTACATGCTTTTCATGGTGCTGTTCTGTCTTTTCATTTACACACCATTGGCGCATTGGACCTGGCATCCAGAAGGTTTCCTTTACAAATGGGGTGTGCTCGATTTTGCGGGTGGAACCGTGGTTCATATCTCAGCGGGAATGGCAGCTTTGGCCGGAGCCATGTTCTTCGGAAGAAGAAAAGTGCACATGGAAAAAGTGGAAAGTACGCCTGTCAATATTCCGTATGTCTTGCTTGGAACGGGCTTGCTCTGGTTCGGGTGGTTCGGGTTCAACGCAGGTTCAGCCTTGGCTGCCGATGAATTGGCAGTAACCGCTTTCGTAAATACCAATTTGGCTTCTGCTGCAGCTATGCTCGCTTGGTTGGTCTACGATTCTGCTCGCGGACGCAAACCATCAGCCTTGGGCGGAAGCATCGGAGCGGTGGTCGGTCTGGTAGCCATCACACCAGCAGCAGGTTTTGTGAGTTTCGGTGCAAGCATCGCCATCGGCATCACGGCCAGCATCGTTTCGAACATCGCAGTTCACATCAAGTCAAAATCAACTTTGGATGATACCTTGGATGTGTTTCCATGCCACGGAATCGGTGGCATTGTGGGTATGATCCTGACAGGCGTTTTCGCGTTGGATGGCGGATTGATAACAGGTGAGACCACTTTATTTCTAAATCACCTGTTGGCGCTGGTCATCGTTTGCGCCTTCACTTTTGGAGGAAGCTACTTGCTGTATTTCATCACCAACGCCATTATTCCACTTCGCGTAAGCGAAGAAGCGGAAGAGATAGGTTTGGATCTTACACAACATGACGAGAAGTACATTCTGGCTCGGGTGGATTGATCTAGGTTAACATTGGTTTAACCAAGGTTCTTTACCGAAAAAGTAGCTTTGGGTCATGAAACTCGATTACCTCAATCCTGACGTACCGGCAGAATTGCCTTGGCACGAAGTACAGATCATCAAAGCCACCCAAGAGAACTTAGAGGGTTATGGCAAGTTGGTTGAAGCTGATGAGTACAAGGATTACCCCATGGAAATTGTGCGATGGCCAAAGCCAAATGGCCGCCCAATTGATGAAGGAACGGGCGATGAGGCAGGGACGGTTTCGGGCGATTTTACTTTCTATTGGGATGGAGATGTCTTCAAAGGCAAGAACGAAGCAGTTAATTCGCAGTACGTTTTCGGATGGAGCAAGAACCCGAAAGATGCTTCCGAAACCTCAACTGAAAAGCCAGAACGGGTCTTGCTTTGGCATGCCAACTATCACCCAGATGGCGGACAATTGTTCTTCCCTTTGGATGGCGGTTCTTTCATGACCGCGTTGGCTCTTCCTGGCGATGATGTGAAACCCGAGCATTTCAAAGCATTCTTGGTTGAAGGAGGAAAAGGGCTTTACATCCACCCGAATGTTTGGCACGAAGCGATTGTGCCGCTTACTTCAAGGGCCAAATTCTACGATGAGCAAGGTGCGGTTCATGGTCGCGTAAGTGTGCATTTTCCGAAGGAATTTGGGGTTTTTCTTTGCGTTCCGTTGACACACAGCGCGTCATTGTAACCGGCCTCTCCTCCCTTTGTAAGATGGCAATCGTAATTAGGGAGATGCTCTCCTGCACCGTGCAAGAGGGCAATGGTAATTGACCTTAGGGAATGGTGATTGCGGGGGCCATCTCCCATAATGCCTAGAGTTGCAATCCTTATCATTTGACGGAGATTACTCCATTTCCCATATTCTTGACTTATTTTCAGGTCATGAAAAAGTTTGTCGTAGGATTCTTTCTGATTCTTTCGCTTCTGTTCATCGGATTCATTTCGGGTGGAACAATCGCCAAATTCTTCTTCATTAAGGCTGGTGATGGTTTGGCTGGTGCAGCGACTGCAGCCATGTTGGGATTTTTCGGAGTGGGAATCGGACTGGCAATCTCCATTGTTCTTATGAGGAAGCTCAACGAAAAGGCCAAGCTCATCACAACCATTGTGCTGACGCTGTTTTCGGTGATTCTTTGGGGCATTTTCCACTATCAGTTCAAGCAGCGGCAAAAGGAAAAACAGCAGGAGAATGTCGGACTGTTCGGGGAGAATAGGAGGAATGGAATGGCAAATGAGCCCATTGCCATGGCAACGAAGCCAGCGCCTTCAGCCCCTCTTTTATTGAAACTGGCAGATGGAACGGAAATGGGAATTGGCCTCGTTTCTATATCGCCAGAAGATGGAAAGGTGCTGCGCTTTTACAGCAAGCCTAAGCATTTTGAGTTGCCCGAAAATCTGAAATCCATAGATAGTCTTACGTTCAAAGCAGGGCAACATTACGTTGACATTGCCACCGCTCCGCCATGGTTTGTGCCGCAATACATGAAGCTCGATTACGGCATTTTGCAGTTGGTGGCCGTTACTGTCCAACAGAATTGGATTGAAGTGATCGTGAACAGGAGCAATGGTCAGACATCTTGGATTTACAGACAGGACGTAGGTTATTCAACATGGTCAGAGTTCTTACTGACCGTGCATTCCGTGGAATTGCTCAACCCAAGCGATTTTCCACCACGCATCAAACCGATGGACCATGCCTCGCCAGACGAAAGCGTGGATGCCAATGGCATTTTCTATCCCATTTCTGTGAAAGATGATTGGCTACAGGTTCATCCTGATAAGGAGGTGGACCACGACATCTGGGTCCGCTGGAAGCGGGATGGAATTCTCTTGGTGAGATATTCCTTATTGAGCTGAGGTTCTTCCTCCTTTCATTTTCTTAAGCTTTTTTGATTGGAATAGGGTGGCCCCCACAGCTTATGGGGCTGCCTTCCTGTGTTTTCATTTTAGACTTCAGCGTTTTATGGAATTCCCAAAATCGCTGCATCCAAAGGGAAAGTTTAACCTAAAATCTACAAAACATGAAAACGCTTGCAGTCATTATCACATCCGCATCAACCCTTGTTTTCTTATCGCTTTATTCCATCTTTCCAGATAGGTTTTTGCCCAAACCAGTGGAACGCGAAAAGGGTTGCGTGTTCAATTCCATGATGGGAATAGAAAATACCGAGAATTACGCACAGTACAAGACCCCTGATAAGGTTGTGCAATCCATCGATCATGCCATGGGTTGGATGGCCGCAGCGCAGCAGCAAAATGGCGGTTGGGGAGCCGGAAGCCATTACAAGCAAATGGAAATGGACCCGCACGCGGTGGCTGCCGACCCAGCAACCACTTCGATGGTCGGAATGGCGCTTTTGCGCAATGGAAGCACGCTCGATAAGGGAACTTACAGCGCGCAACTGAAAAAGGCGGTCGAATTCATTCTGAAGGAAGTGGAGAATTCAAGCCCGAACTCATTGAACATCACCAGCCTGACCGGCACGCAGATCCAAACCAAACTCGGACAGAACATCGATGTGGTGTTGGCTTCGCAGTTTTTGACCAATCTGTTGGAGAAAGTGCCTGCCAATGATCCGCTGAGAAAAAGGATCAAAGAAGCGCTGAATGTCTGTGTGGTGAAAATCCAGAATGGACAAATGGCTGATGGAAGCACGCAAGGAGCAGGCTGGGCAGGCGTGTTGCAATCGTCACTTGCATCCAACGCTTTGGAAGCGGCTGAATTTGCAGGGGCAAAGGTGGATACCAAGAAATTGGAGCTCGCCAGAGATTATCAGAAAAGCAATTATGATGCGGAAAGTGGGAATGTGAATACCGACCGAGGTGCGGGCGTTGTGCTCTATTCCGTTTCGGGTTCGGCACGCGCATCAGCGAAGGAGGCTAGAGAAGTGCAGGAACAGATGGATAAGGCCAAGATGCCATCGCGGGGTCAAGCTGTCACGGCTTCTGATCTGGAAGACCTAGGTTACAACAAGGACGAAGCGGTAAAAAAGGCAGCGGCTTACAACGTTTACCAAAGCGCCAAGCAAACAGCCCAGCGAGAAGATGTGATGAGTGGTTTTGGCAACAACGGAGGCGAGGAATTCCTCAGCTTTTTGCAAACAGGCGAAGGATTGGTCATTGCGAAAGACAATTCGTGGAAAAACTGGTACGATGATGTTTCGGGGAAAATGGTCCGTATTCAGAATCAGGATGGAAGCTGGAATGGACATCATTGCATTACAAGTCCGGTGTTCTGCACTGCTACTTGTCTGCTGATCCTCTCGATAGAAAATGACCTTCAGAATCTTCAAAAAATGGGAGGCTCGTAGAAATGCGATGAATCCATTTAAGAAGAAACCGACCTCGCACAACTGATTTCCGTTGTGCGAGGTCGGTTTTTCGTTCAGCTGATAGGGGTTCAGATCCCGTAGATCACCCCATACTTCTTCTTGGCATAATCCATAAAGTACTGCGAATTCAACGGTTCTCCGCTAATGCGTTCACACAATTCTTTCGAGCTGTAAAGCTTTCCGTGTTGATGCACGTTTTCTCGTAACCAAGCCAACAGATTCTCTAAGTATGGTTTCGGGTTCGAAGGGTCTAACGCACCGATTTCTTTCTCTGCCGCAGCATGAAACTGAGCAGCGTAGAAACTTCCGATAGAGTAAGTTGGGAAATACCCGATAGAACCATGACTCCAGTGAATATCCTGCAACACACCTTGGCTATCGCTCGGAACATCCACACCTAGGTATTCCTTGTATTTCGCGTTCCACGCAGCTGGCAGATCAACCGCGTTCAGCTTTCCTTCCATAATGCCTTTTTCAATCTCGTATCGAATGAGAATATGGAAATGGTAGGTCAATTCATCTGCATTCACACGTATCAAACTCGACTGAACCTTATTCATCGCTTTGAAGAAATCCAAAGCAGAAACGCCCTCGAATTGTGTGGGGAAGATCTCCTTCAATCGGGCAAATTTCCATTCCCAAAAAGGAAGCGATCGGCCTACATTATTCTCCCACAATCGGCTTTGGCTTTCATGAATTCCCAACGAGATCGCTTCGCCACTCGGCAGGCCATATTCGCTATCTGGCAAGCCTTGCTCGTATAGTGCATGACCACCTTCGTGAATACAACTCCACAGCATTTCGTTGAAGGTTTCTTCCGAAACACGCGTGGTTACCCGAACATCCGTTGCGGAGAAATTGATGGTAAATGGATGACTCGAAACGTCTTGTCTTCCAGCCTCAAAATCATAACCCATATCCTTCAAAACCTCAATGCCGAAATCCCATTGTTTATCGTGGTTGAAGTACTGATCCATGAAGCTGTCATTCACCTGCGGCTTGGCTTTGATGGCGTCCAACAGCGGCTTCAAATCTTTCTTCACGCCTTCGAACAGTGCATCCAACTGGGCAACGGTGCAATCAGGTTCAAACTCATCGCACAGCGCATCATACGGATGACCTTCGTAACCCACAATTTCGGCCTCTTTCCGTTTCAGGTCAATCACTTTTTGGAGGAAAGGCGCATACAACGAAAAATCATTCTTCTTTTTGGCCTCTTGCCAATGGAAGAAGGCTTCGCTTGTAGCACGGCTCATCTCTTCCACAAACTTGCTATCGAACAGCGTTTTACGCTTCAGATCACGCGCAGTTTGCTTGATATTGGATGCTTGTTTCGCATCAGCAGGAAGGTTCGCTAGCAATTCATCTACCAACTTTTTCAGTTCAGGATCGGTCATTTTGATGTGCGCCAACTTAGAAAGCGTACCGATCTGCTGCGCTCTGCGCGCATGGCTTTTCTCGGGCATATATGTTTCAAGGTCCCAATGCAAAAGGGCAGTGGCGTGCGAAATATCAGCGATCTCCGAAAGTGCTTCGGTATATTGAGTGTAATTGTCCATGGTAATAAGAGTAATATGCGAATTAGTGAATCTGCGAATGTATAATAATCCGCGGCCATTGCTGGTCGTTCTGTGCTCATTCCCCCTTCAAAAGGGGGTGGACTGAAAATGAAGCTTGTGGAATTTTCAGGACGGGGGATTTTTGCTTAAAATCGTTCTGAATTTCAGGGACTAACAAAAACGGATATGAGCAAGGCAAAGAGCAATGGCGCAAAAGCGCTGATCAATACACTGACCAACGCAGGGATTGATACCTGTTTCACCAATCCGGGCACTTCTGAAATGCATTTTGTGGCTGCGCTCGATAATTCTGAAATGCGCGCGGTGCTAACCCTTTTTGAAGGTGTGGCAACGGGTGCTGCTGATGGTTATGCGCGTATTGCTGAAAAGCCTGCTGCCACTTTGCTGCATCTGGGTTGCGGACTGGGAAATGGTCTTGCCAATTTGCACAACGCTCGCAAAGCGCGTGTGCCGATGATCAACATTGTGGGCGACCACGCCAAATACCATGTGCAGTACGATGCACAGCTACAATCTGATATTGAAACCGTTGCACGTAACTGTTCCAACTGGGTGAAAACTTCACAAGAGACAAGTGAAATCGGGGCTGATACGGCCGAGGCGATCAAAGTAGCTACGAGCCAGCCAAACCAGATTTCCACGCTTATTCTTCCTGCGGATGTTTCGTGGGGCGAAGGTGGCGAAGCGGTAACGGATTTCTCGCAACCTGCACCAGAGCCAGCTTCGGATGCAACGATAAATGCCATTGCTGAAGTGTTAAAAACGGCAGGAAAGAAGACCGCCATTCTTCTTGGAAGAAGAGTAACGCAAGAGGCGGGTTTGATGGCTGCTTCTAAGATTGCAGAG
This genomic window from Flavobacteriales bacterium contains:
- a CDS encoding T9SS type A sorting domain-containing protein gives rise to the protein MRNLIIIFLALPVLSLAQTAKVNHFAIAKGATINMNKPTEDWEILLQHLEAPKPGVSGKRAELMEKKKWVMERYPAQTSESPRAAAGNAPGLGLNFEGNSFNGVPNDNDMAISNDGNIVSVTNSRIHMYNSSTEQQLLFRSLGNIADTLDLSGSKFDPKVVYDPNNNRFVMVFLNGFTWQTSWIVVGFSRTSDPTGDWNMYALPGNPLGNETWADYPVIGISGKDLFIGINTFTNGSSNNSGFTETCLWQVGLKEGYLGFELITNYYNDILPQSKKIFNITPMSPADASTSEDMFLLSNRNTSAENDSIFVLHVTGRVSDPNTELEVRTIQADQPYILPVPAKQAGNHWFDTNDSRILGGYTLNGRIYFVQSCTDPATGTSAIYHGVIDNAAEAPTMVSRIYSEPNLYLGYPNISWTGLSANDEQSIITFNHTSETEFAGFSAIHVNGDLERSDRVQIKEGLGFVNVMNDTLERWGDYSGSQRVYNQPGKVWAAGSFGSAAHGHGTWLAELTTPDLSTGIHNLSKDAEQALVFPNPVTSGLQVEFELEKATLLRLELVDIEGRTVKLLLEDRIKAGKNRLSFNADFLSSGTYFLNAYDNQKLVFSNKLIKQ
- a CDS encoding GNAT family N-acetyltransferase, coding for MKTVVKFPGQDVPEAYFDVRFEILRKPLGSPKGSEKLAGDDEAINAWVEDDGKIVAVGRAHLIPEDADGSAMDAKAKSACPPFEPLCADYAMMEDDSGTEIPAEGLRPAIQIRAMGTLDAYQGQGLASEVLSTLETESMERWDAKTGWLQARIVAIPFYEANGWCCFGPEYEVPNVGPHCSMWKKF
- a CDS encoding ammonium transporter → MSKTYATVALFLLVLIGLFAAFFPTVHPSGGDFDSGDIAWLISASGLVLIMTPGLSYFYGGMVSAKNIISTMLQSFVALGVITILWFVVGFSLSFGDSIGGFIGDPRTFFMFNNVGTAAHSTIATGIPFVLFAAFQLKFAIITPALITGAFAERIKFWGYMLFMVLFCLFIYTPLAHWTWHPEGFLYKWGVLDFAGGTVVHISAGMAALAGAMFFGRRKVHMEKVESTPVNIPYVLLGTGLLWFGWFGFNAGSALAADELAVTAFVNTNLASAAAMLAWLVYDSARGRKPSALGGSIGAVVGLVAITPAAGFVSFGASIAIGITASIVSNIAVHIKSKSTLDDTLDVFPCHGIGGIVGMILTGVFALDGGLITGETTLFLNHLLALVIVCAFTFGGSYLLYFITNAIIPLRVSEEAEEIGLDLTQHDEKYILARVD
- a CDS encoding ureidoglycolate lyase, with amino-acid sequence MKLDYLNPDVPAELPWHEVQIIKATQENLEGYGKLVEADEYKDYPMEIVRWPKPNGRPIDEGTGDEAGTVSGDFTFYWDGDVFKGKNEAVNSQYVFGWSKNPKDASETSTEKPERVLLWHANYHPDGGQLFFPLDGGSFMTALALPGDDVKPEHFKAFLVEGGKGLYIHPNVWHEAIVPLTSRAKFYDEQGAVHGRVSVHFPKEFGVFLCVPLTHSASL
- a CDS encoding carboxypeptidase M32, yielding MDNYTQYTEALSEIADISHATALLHWDLETYMPEKSHARRAQQIGTLSKLAHIKMTDPELKKLVDELLANLPADAKQASNIKQTARDLKRKTLFDSKFVEEMSRATSEAFFHWQEAKKKNDFSLYAPFLQKVIDLKRKEAEIVGYEGHPYDALCDEFEPDCTVAQLDALFEGVKKDLKPLLDAIKAKPQVNDSFMDQYFNHDKQWDFGIEVLKDMGYDFEAGRQDVSSHPFTINFSATDVRVTTRVSEETFNEMLWSCIHEGGHALYEQGLPDSEYGLPSGEAISLGIHESQSRLWENNVGRSLPFWEWKFARLKEIFPTQFEGVSALDFFKAMNKVQSSLIRVNADELTYHFHILIRYEIEKGIMEGKLNAVDLPAAWNAKYKEYLGVDVPSDSQGVLQDIHWSHGSIGYFPTYSIGSFYAAQFHAAAEKEIGALDPSNPKPYLENLLAWLRENVHQHGKLYSSKELCERISGEPLNSQYFMDYAKKKYGVIYGI
- the ubiA gene encoding putative 4-hydroxybenzoate polyprenyltransferase is translated as MKNYLSLVKFSHTIFAMPFAMIGFFLAVQLTSASFELHLLIKVVLCMVFARNAAMAFNRFIDRNIDEKNPRTAIREIPAGIINANAALWFVILNSVAFVVTTYFINPLCLALSPVALAVVLGYSLTKRYTALCHLILGLGLSLAPIGAYLAVVGHFDLLPLLFSLAVLFWVGGFDIIYALQDEEFDRENGLFSIPVWLGKPKALMLSNVLHAITASLLFIAGRTGNFGWLYWIGYSIFLCLLIYQHAIVKPNDLSRVNLAFFTTNGIASVLFASFVITDLFL
- the arfB gene encoding aminoacyl-tRNA hydrolase, with amino-acid sequence MQTLRNAIEKEITYRTSRSSGSGGQNVNKVETKVSAQFNVSESQVLDENQRARVALRLKNRINSDGILSVDSSETRSQIRNKSFATERLIELVILALKKKKLRKKTAIPESVKRKRLEDKKVRSEKKSRRGFNPRSLL